From Streptomyces sp. NBC_00376, one genomic window encodes:
- a CDS encoding nucleotidyltransferase domain-containing protein — MTHRTEQSAHQNEISQERVAEVQEVIDRITRWATTRQDIVGLLLVGSYARNAARPDSDIDIVLLTTDQTQYFNNTWADELALGELVRTQAWGPITERRYATTSGLEVEIGIGSPEWAKTDPVDPGTRRVVTDGARLLHDPAGVLASLIQTCGA, encoded by the coding sequence ATGACACATCGCACCGAACAATCAGCACACCAGAACGAGATCTCCCAGGAACGAGTCGCCGAAGTGCAGGAGGTCATCGACCGCATCACACGCTGGGCCACGACCCGCCAGGACATCGTCGGCCTGCTGCTGGTCGGCTCATACGCCCGCAATGCCGCGCGGCCTGACTCCGATATCGACATCGTCCTGCTCACGACAGACCAGACCCAGTACTTCAACAACACCTGGGCCGACGAGCTCGCCCTCGGCGAACTCGTCCGAACGCAAGCGTGGGGGCCCATCACCGAACGACGCTATGCCACGACCTCAGGCTTGGAAGTTGAGATCGGCATCGGGTCTCCGGAGTGGGCAAAGACGGACCCCGTCGACCCTGGCACACGTCGCGTCGTCACCGATGGCGCTCGCCTTCTGCATGATCCGGCAGGAGTCCTTGCCTCTCTGATCCAGACATGCGGAGCATGA
- a CDS encoding ABC transporter ATP-binding protein → MRPRASPASCRLRRPVCPNRSPPGDHHSLRRPSASYATTAAARATELTKVYGEGDTQVVALDAVSVEFHQAQFTAIMGPSGSGKSTLMHCMAGLDTISGDSARIGETELIGLKDKKLTQLRRDKIGFVFQAFNLLPTLSALENITLPMDIAGRKPDRAWLDRVVATVGLSGRLNHRPGQLSGGQQQRVAVARALASRPEINFADEPTGNLDSRSGTEVLGFLRDSVRELGQTVVMVTHDPVAASYADRVVFLADGRIVDDMPDPTAGKVLERMKGFDAKGRTS, encoded by the coding sequence ATCCGACCCCGTGCCTCTCCGGCCTCGTGCCGCCTCCGGCGGCCCGTATGTCCCAACAGGAGTCCTCCCGGTGACCACCATTCACTTCGGCGTCCCTCTGCCAGTTACGCCACGACGGCGGCCGCCCGCGCCACGGAACTCACCAAGGTCTACGGGGAGGGAGACACTCAAGTCGTCGCGCTCGACGCCGTGTCCGTCGAGTTCCACCAGGCCCAGTTCACCGCGATCATGGGCCCCTCCGGGTCCGGCAAGTCGACGCTGATGCACTGCATGGCCGGGCTGGACACGATATCCGGGGACTCCGCCCGCATAGGGGAAACCGAGCTGATCGGTCTGAAGGACAAGAAGCTCACCCAGCTGCGCCGCGACAAGATCGGCTTCGTCTTCCAGGCGTTCAACCTGCTGCCGACGCTGTCCGCTCTGGAGAACATCACCCTGCCCATGGACATCGCGGGCCGTAAGCCGGACCGCGCCTGGCTGGACCGCGTCGTAGCTACCGTCGGCCTCTCCGGCCGCCTCAATCACCGCCCGGGCCAGCTCTCCGGCGGCCAGCAGCAGCGCGTCGCGGTCGCCCGCGCACTGGCCTCCCGGCCCGAGATCAACTTCGCGGACGAGCCCACCGGCAACCTCGACTCCCGCTCCGGCACCGAGGTCCTCGGCTTCCTCCGCGACTCCGTACGCGAGCTGGGCCAGACCGTCGTCATGGTTACCCATGACCCCGTCGCCGCCTCCTACGCGGACCGTGTCGTCTTCCTCGCGGACGGCCGGATCGTCGACGACATGCCCGACCCGACCGCTGGCAAGGTGCTGGAGCGGATGAAGGGCTTCGACGCCAAGGGACGCACCAGCTGA
- a CDS encoding DNA/RNA non-specific endonuclease, giving the protein MGVALAVLASLVYVLWPSEPGSRGEASTSHVPPAQRGVMAARALRSLPAANMSIAYAPVEDGSVTHADLMVTAQGQASGTLSQPVAGKSTMAWSGDQLYLKGDSEFWAQQGPSYGRDLTSTGHWVAPEKRSGYYMLNNFAVNAGSLTPKSLASVVTRVTSDPEAVEQNAGTIEGHKATSYTAQGWTVVLADNSPYTVLAIGGDPSHQSPVKPAAWHSPQRTMGRAEQSDSHTTVTPADYADSRYSAYLLMVPKPATAEQAAAVRSAATSAAATAVAPATSSEVVSKSMGPDFTITNDSEYLCTSNPCEYSFTVTNIGDAAGAATLYLSLPRVPDQPHPLGTLKPKQSKNVSGSRPNIAWGTGRTVKHTDYAWVYSSAEYGSDPKVGSRLHARNLRPDDLSVATPLKPTVAKLLDLMTKDKPTSDTAASDKAVDALEEALSQGVMPALGAIAESRRLKNPEDLREILPTTDKVENRRVLQQIAQLLRADPKAKVTWAGPYKTDGKTYQADYFYTTTRQGQETKRAVRAKTVRIPGQLGPQMSLGAEQLNGEQEGSTNAGNKKAPPGFERMLQINLEPGVGPVLALATTTGLEQLLSTGQQFRQARESLCQPNGGGPRVDRLVIVNESGTHQWTDLRRVGARCTGSGGAPASPSTSSSDKPDKPTCLTQRPPDGVVESNGAGWIYYAPTGSHKRATAVTACLKSPVGDGTASDSNSPGMKEARQRAKALYPNADDDEVLVNSCHLVAKSLGGHGYQRNLTPCWATPVNVGAMTRIESTVRIFLAKKKGIVRMTALAKYKDDDAVIPYAFTFSFTAWDSRGNPYPLAVPGGGTVQNVKDGHYLNP; this is encoded by the coding sequence GTGGGCGTCGCGCTGGCCGTGCTCGCGAGCCTGGTGTACGTGCTGTGGCCGAGCGAACCCGGCTCCCGCGGGGAAGCCTCCACCTCTCATGTACCACCAGCCCAGCGAGGGGTGATGGCAGCCCGGGCGCTGCGTTCCTTACCGGCCGCGAACATGTCGATAGCCTATGCCCCCGTCGAGGACGGGTCAGTGACTCACGCAGACCTGATGGTGACCGCGCAGGGACAGGCATCGGGAACCCTGAGCCAACCTGTGGCCGGCAAATCCACCATGGCGTGGTCCGGTGACCAGCTCTACCTGAAGGGCGACTCGGAGTTCTGGGCGCAGCAGGGCCCTTCGTACGGTAGGGATCTGACCAGCACCGGCCACTGGGTTGCGCCGGAGAAGCGCTCGGGCTACTACATGCTCAACAACTTCGCCGTGAACGCCGGTTCTCTGACGCCGAAGTCACTTGCTTCGGTGGTCACGCGAGTCACCTCCGATCCCGAAGCCGTGGAGCAGAACGCGGGAACAATCGAGGGGCACAAGGCAACCTCGTACACGGCACAGGGCTGGACCGTCGTCCTCGCAGACAACTCTCCCTACACCGTGCTTGCCATCGGCGGGGATCCCAGCCACCAAAGCCCGGTCAAGCCAGCTGCCTGGCACTCGCCCCAGCGCACCATGGGCAGGGCGGAGCAGTCCGACTCCCACACCACGGTCACACCCGCCGACTACGCGGACAGTCGCTACAGCGCGTACCTCCTGATGGTGCCGAAGCCGGCGACCGCCGAGCAGGCGGCCGCGGTCCGGTCGGCCGCCACTTCCGCTGCGGCCACCGCTGTCGCGCCCGCCACGTCGTCGGAGGTGGTCTCCAAGTCCATGGGACCGGACTTCACCATCACCAACGACAGCGAGTACCTGTGCACGAGCAATCCGTGCGAGTACTCCTTCACGGTCACGAACATCGGGGACGCGGCGGGCGCGGCCACCCTCTATCTCAGCCTCCCGCGCGTGCCGGACCAGCCCCATCCCCTGGGCACCCTGAAGCCCAAGCAGTCCAAGAACGTCAGCGGCAGCCGGCCCAACATCGCGTGGGGCACCGGGCGGACCGTGAAGCACACGGACTACGCCTGGGTGTACTCGTCAGCCGAGTACGGATCGGACCCCAAGGTGGGCAGCCGTCTGCACGCACGCAACCTGCGGCCGGACGACCTTTCGGTCGCCACTCCGCTGAAGCCCACTGTGGCGAAGCTGCTGGACTTGATGACGAAGGACAAACCGACCAGCGATACGGCAGCCAGTGACAAGGCAGTCGACGCGCTCGAAGAGGCCCTCAGCCAGGGCGTGATGCCTGCTCTGGGGGCAATCGCCGAATCCCGCCGCCTGAAGAACCCAGAGGATCTGCGCGAGATCCTCCCCACCACCGACAAGGTCGAGAACCGACGTGTCCTGCAGCAGATCGCGCAGCTGCTGCGTGCCGATCCGAAGGCGAAGGTCACGTGGGCCGGACCGTACAAGACCGACGGCAAGACCTACCAGGCCGACTACTTCTACACGACCACCCGTCAGGGCCAGGAGACCAAGCGCGCCGTGCGGGCGAAGACCGTGCGGATCCCGGGACAGCTCGGGCCACAGATGAGTCTCGGCGCCGAGCAGCTCAACGGTGAACAGGAAGGATCCACGAACGCCGGGAACAAGAAAGCACCGCCCGGCTTCGAACGGATGCTGCAGATCAACCTCGAGCCGGGCGTGGGCCCGGTCCTGGCACTGGCCACCACGACCGGCCTGGAACAACTCCTCTCGACGGGACAGCAGTTCCGACAGGCGCGGGAGAGCCTGTGCCAGCCGAACGGCGGCGGCCCCCGAGTCGACCGCCTCGTCATCGTCAACGAGTCGGGCACCCACCAGTGGACGGACCTGCGCAGGGTCGGCGCGCGCTGCACAGGCTCCGGCGGAGCTCCGGCTTCTCCCAGCACGTCGAGCAGTGACAAGCCCGATAAGCCGACCTGCCTGACGCAGCGCCCGCCAGACGGTGTCGTCGAGTCCAACGGGGCTGGCTGGATCTACTACGCCCCGACCGGGTCGCACAAGCGTGCTACCGCGGTCACAGCGTGCCTGAAGAGCCCCGTGGGCGACGGCACCGCCTCCGACAGCAACAGCCCCGGCATGAAGGAAGCCCGTCAACGGGCGAAAGCCCTGTACCCGAACGCGGACGATGACGAGGTGCTGGTCAACAGCTGTCACCTGGTAGCCAAGTCACTCGGAGGCCACGGCTACCAGCGCAACCTCACGCCGTGCTGGGCCACACCCGTGAACGTTGGCGCCATGACACGCATCGAGTCCACAGTCCGCATCTTTCTCGCCAAGAAGAAAGGCATCGTGAGGATGACGGCGCTGGCCAAGTACAAAGACGACGATGCAGTGATCCCGTACGCGTTCACGTTCAGCTTCACGGCCTGGGACTCCCGCGGCAATCCGTATCCGCTCGCGGTCCCCGGTGGTGGCACGGTGCAGAACGTCAAGGACGGGCATTACCTCAATCCCTGA
- a CDS encoding HNH endonuclease family protein → MSGMIRHLRRTALFMAGSAFVGLALTAAPTTATAAAAPRTTTTQVPTFRELPEPPDAVKARELLADLVIADEDDVPGYSRAKFPHWITQSGTCETREVVLQRDGQGVVQDDQCRATSGTWYSEYDGKTVESASGIDIDHVVPLKEAWRSGASEWSTPERRAFANDLTDSQLIAVSAASNRSKGDKDPGSWKPPLQSYHCTYSRAWISVKATYQLTANPAEAAALAEMLDTCAT, encoded by the coding sequence ATGAGCGGCATGATTCGTCATCTGCGCCGTACCGCGCTGTTCATGGCCGGTTCGGCTTTCGTCGGTCTTGCGCTCACTGCCGCCCCCACCACCGCCACCGCGGCAGCGGCCCCCCGTACCACTACCACGCAGGTACCGACTTTCCGCGAGCTGCCCGAGCCGCCGGATGCGGTCAAGGCTCGCGAGCTCCTCGCGGACCTGGTCATCGCCGACGAGGACGATGTCCCCGGGTACTCCCGGGCGAAGTTCCCGCACTGGATCACCCAGTCCGGCACCTGCGAGACCCGCGAGGTCGTGCTCCAGCGCGACGGCCAAGGCGTCGTCCAGGACGACCAGTGCCGCGCCACCAGCGGCACCTGGTACTCGGAGTACGACGGGAAGACGGTCGAGTCCGCCTCTGGTATCGACATCGACCACGTCGTCCCGTTGAAGGAAGCCTGGCGTTCCGGGGCGTCCGAGTGGTCGACGCCCGAACGCCGCGCCTTCGCCAACGACCTGACCGACTCGCAGCTGATCGCGGTGTCGGCCGCCAGCAACCGGTCGAAGGGCGACAAGGATCCGGGGAGCTGGAAGCCGCCGCTGCAGTCGTACCACTGCACCTACAGCCGGGCCTGGATCAGCGTGAAGGCCACCTACCAGCTCACCGCCAACCCTGCCGAGGCTGCTGCCCTGGCCGAGATGCTCGACACCTGCGCCACCTGA
- a CDS encoding ABC transporter permease, with translation MFRTALRNVLAHKTRLLMTVLAVMLGVAFVSGTLVFTSTISEALRDSALKGYAGVDVAIQPDSSQTGPGARPSLDRKLLDQAAKVPGAESVSGTVTGFTAIADKNGKLIGHGFSTRGGNYYPGADGKDPRYPMRDGSAPHGTGQIALDSRTADEAGYKVGDTVRVSVDGPVRKTTLTGVFTTDDGAVTAGGSLALFDNATAQKLFTGPGRYSEIHVKAAPGTSQTALLSEIEKVLPAKGADAATGKKLAEDDAEQTEKSMDSVKTGLLGFAGIALFVGVFLIANTFTMLVAQRTKELALMRAIGASRRQVTRSVLIEAVVVGAVAAVTGLAIGVGIGAGMRALMSSTGAIVPDGPLVVSVSTVLTALLVGVGVTVLAAWLPGRRAAKTPPVAAMNSVHATATTKSLIVRNTVGALIAGAGVAAVLVATGMKDGKAVMGLGAVLLLIGVFVLTPLLSRPLIALAGPVLRAFGIAGTIARQNAVRNPRRTAATASALMVGLTLITGLTVIGNSVQKGLDKMARDSLKADYVVSMVGMTPLSPEVEKKLSSLDEVTASSALRSSAVRIGGKTTYLAGVSGAAFGELTRLDFSSGSLDGLAGGKAVIDSGTAQEKGWKVGSRLPVTFEDGKKETVTVSGVYKGNEMIRQILVDNSVLGTHQKHVSDLQVMVTTKGGATEATKDQLIDALGKNPAISVQDQDDISEGISQSVNLLLNMMYALLAMAVIVAVLGVVNTLAMSVFERSQEIGMLRAIGLDRSGVKRMVRLESLVISLFGGVLGIGLGVFFGWAAGELISASLTTYELVVPWGRIGIFFALSAVVGMLAAVWPARRAAKLNMLAAIKAE, from the coding sequence ATGTTCCGTACCGCCTTGCGCAATGTGCTCGCGCACAAGACCCGGCTGCTGATGACCGTCCTCGCCGTGATGCTCGGCGTGGCCTTCGTCTCCGGCACCCTGGTCTTCACCTCGACCATCTCCGAAGCCCTCCGCGACAGCGCCCTCAAGGGCTACGCCGGCGTCGACGTCGCCATCCAGCCGGACAGCTCCCAGACCGGCCCCGGCGCCCGGCCCTCCCTCGACCGGAAGCTGCTCGACCAGGCCGCCAAGGTGCCCGGCGCCGAATCGGTCTCCGGCACGGTCACCGGGTTCACCGCCATCGCCGACAAGAACGGTAAGCTGATCGGCCACGGATTCTCCACCCGCGGCGGCAACTACTACCCCGGCGCCGACGGCAAGGACCCCCGCTATCCGATGCGCGACGGCAGCGCCCCGCACGGCACCGGCCAGATCGCCCTGGACTCCCGGACCGCCGACGAGGCCGGCTACAAGGTCGGCGACACCGTCCGCGTCTCCGTCGACGGACCGGTCCGCAAGACCACGCTGACCGGCGTCTTCACCACCGACGACGGCGCGGTCACGGCCGGCGGCAGCCTCGCGCTGTTCGACAACGCCACTGCCCAGAAGCTGTTCACCGGCCCCGGCCGCTACAGCGAGATCCACGTCAAGGCCGCTCCGGGCACCTCGCAGACCGCGCTGCTCTCGGAGATCGAGAAGGTCCTGCCCGCCAAGGGTGCCGACGCCGCCACCGGCAAGAAGCTCGCCGAAGACGACGCCGAGCAGACCGAGAAGAGCATGGACAGCGTGAAGACGGGCCTCCTGGGCTTCGCCGGCATCGCGCTGTTCGTCGGCGTCTTCCTCATCGCCAACACCTTCACCATGCTGGTCGCCCAGCGCACCAAGGAACTGGCGCTGATGCGCGCGATCGGCGCGAGCCGCCGCCAGGTCACCCGCTCCGTGCTCATCGAGGCCGTGGTCGTCGGCGCGGTCGCCGCCGTCACGGGTCTGGCCATCGGCGTCGGCATCGGAGCCGGGATGCGCGCCCTGATGAGCAGCACCGGCGCGATCGTTCCCGACGGCCCGCTGGTCGTCTCCGTCTCCACCGTCCTCACCGCGCTGCTGGTCGGCGTCGGCGTGACCGTCCTCGCCGCCTGGCTGCCTGGCCGCCGCGCCGCGAAGACCCCGCCGGTCGCCGCGATGAACAGCGTGCACGCCACCGCCACCACCAAGTCGCTGATCGTCCGCAACACCGTCGGCGCGCTCATCGCGGGCGCCGGTGTCGCCGCCGTGCTGGTCGCCACCGGCATGAAGGACGGCAAGGCCGTGATGGGCCTGGGCGCGGTGCTGCTGCTGATCGGTGTGTTCGTCCTGACGCCGCTGCTGTCCCGTCCGCTGATCGCTCTCGCCGGGCCCGTGCTCCGCGCGTTCGGCATCGCGGGCACCATCGCCCGGCAGAACGCGGTACGCAACCCCCGCCGTACGGCGGCCACCGCCTCCGCCCTGATGGTGGGCCTGACCCTCATCACCGGTCTGACGGTGATCGGGAACAGCGTTCAGAAGGGCCTCGACAAGATGGCGAGGGATTCCCTCAAGGCCGACTACGTGGTGTCCATGGTCGGTATGACGCCGCTCTCCCCCGAGGTGGAGAAGAAGCTCTCCTCTCTCGACGAGGTCACCGCCTCCAGCGCGCTGCGCAGCTCCGCCGTCCGCATCGGCGGCAAGACCACATACCTGGCCGGCGTCAGCGGCGCGGCCTTCGGTGAGCTGACCCGTCTCGACTTCTCCTCCGGCTCCCTGGACGGCCTGGCCGGCGGCAAGGCGGTCATCGACAGCGGCACGGCCCAGGAGAAGGGCTGGAAGGTCGGCTCCCGTCTCCCCGTGACGTTCGAGGACGGCAAGAAGGAAACTGTGACCGTCTCGGGTGTCTACAAGGGCAACGAGATGATCCGGCAGATCCTCGTCGACAACAGCGTCCTCGGCACGCACCAGAAGCACGTCAGCGACCTGCAGGTGATGGTCACGACGAAGGGCGGCGCCACCGAGGCCACCAAGGACCAGCTGATCGACGCGCTGGGCAAGAACCCCGCGATCTCCGTCCAGGACCAGGACGATATCTCCGAGGGCATCTCCCAGTCGGTCAACCTGCTCCTGAACATGATGTACGCGTTGCTGGCCATGGCCGTGATCGTCGCCGTCCTGGGTGTCGTCAACACGCTGGCGATGTCGGTCTTCGAGCGCTCCCAGGAGATCGGCATGCTGCGTGCCATCGGCCTGGACCGCTCCGGCGTCAAGCGCATGGTGCGTCTGGAGTCACTGGTGATCTCCCTGTTCGGCGGGGTGCTCGGCATCGGGCTCGGCGTGTTCTTCGGCTGGGCCGCCGGTGAGCTGATCAGCGCCTCGCTCACGACGTACGAGCTGGTCGTGCCGTGGGGCCGGATTGGCATCTTCTTCGCCCTGTCCGCCGTGGTCGGCATGCTGGCCGCGGTCTGGCCGGCCCGCCGCGCGGCGAAGCTGAACATGCTGGCGGCCATCAAGGCCGAGTGA
- a CDS encoding IS630 family transposase (programmed frameshift), producing the protein MRYADGGGLTAAGRLRRESVRMQAAELFEQGTKPLEVARRLRVSGKSAYQWQQLWREGGAPALASRGPSGSRCRLSPRCLEKLAAYLDQGPAAHGWVEDHVWTAARVAMLIGRKFHVSYSVSGATRLMHRLGFSPQVPARRVAERDEQAVTARKEATWAEVKEPGRPGGGCICFEDEAGFTRRPPKGRTWGRRGRTPVVTVSGRRSGRLSVAGLIAMRPGSRTRLCHRLRTHPSGKGKRRSMGERDFIALIDGVHQLVKAPIVLVWDRLNTHVSHAMRGLIAERAWLTVFLLPAYSPDLNPVEWVWAHVKRSLANLAVVALDRLEALVRNRLKRLQYRPDTLDGFIAGTGLTLDHPASP; encoded by the exons GTGAGGTATGCGGATGGGGGCGGGCTGACCGCTGCGGGTCGGCTGCGTCGTGAGTCGGTGCGGATGCAGGCGGCCGAGTTGTTCGAGCAGGGAACTAAGCCGTTGGAGGTGGCACGGCGCCTGCGGGTGAGCGGGAAGTCGGCCTACCAGTGGCAGCAGTTGTGGCGGGAGGGCGGTGCGCCGGCGCTGGCCTCCCGTGGCCCGAGCGGTTCGCGGTGCCGACTGTCCCCACGCTGTCTGGAGAAACTCGCTGCGTATCTGGACCAGGGCCCGGCCGCGCATGGCTGGGTGGAGGACCATGTGTGGACCGCGGCGAGGGTGGCCATGCTGATCGGCCGGAAGTTCCACGTCTCCTACAGCGTCTCGGGGGCGACGAGGCTGATGCACCGGCTCGGTTTCAGCCCGCAGGTCCCTGCGCGGCGGGTGGCCGAGCGTGACGAGCAGGCCGTCACCGCACGGAAGGAGGCGACCTGGGCGGAGGTAAAAGAGCCCGGGCGGCCTG GCGGGGGCTGCATCTGCTTCGAGGACGAGGCAGGCTTCACCCGCCGGCCGCCCAAAGGACGCACCTGGGGCCGGCGCGGCCGCACCCCTGTCGTGACAGTCAGCGGCCGCCGCTCGGGACGTTTGTCGGTGGCAGGACTGATCGCCATGCGGCCCGGCTCCCGCACCCGGCTGTGCCACCGCCTGCGCACCCACCCCTCCGGCAAGGGCAAGCGCCGTAGCATGGGCGAGCGCGACTTCATCGCACTGATCGACGGTGTCCACCAGCTCGTCAAGGCACCGATCGTGCTGGTCTGGGACCGCCTGAACACCCACGTCTCCCACGCCATGCGCGGGCTGATCGCCGAGCGTGCCTGGCTGACAGTGTTCCTGCTCCCCGCCTACTCGCCCGACCTCAACCCCGTGGAGTGGGTCTGGGCACACGTCAAGCGCAGCCTGGCCAACCTCGCCGTGGTCGCCCTCGACCGACTCGAGGCCCTCGTACGCAACCGGCTCAAACGACTTCAGTACCGGCCCGACACCCTCGACGGCTTCATAGCCGGCACCGGCCTCACCCTCGACCACCCAGCCTCACCCTGA